The following are encoded in a window of Ferribacterium limneticum genomic DNA:
- a CDS encoding antibiotic biosynthesis monooxygenase family protein: protein MSSPAQTPQPPYFAVIFTSVRTAADNDYGETAKQMLELASGQPGFLGFESARQEIGISVSYWASQEAIKAWKENLVHRQAQGRAKDWYKAFRVRVCRVEREYGF, encoded by the coding sequence ATGTCTTCACCGGCACAAACGCCGCAACCGCCATACTTCGCCGTCATCTTCACCTCGGTCCGCACCGCGGCAGACAACGACTATGGCGAGACGGCGAAGCAGATGCTGGAACTGGCATCCGGACAACCCGGTTTTCTGGGCTTCGAAAGCGCGCGGCAGGAGATCGGCATTTCCGTTTCGTATTGGGCCAGCCAGGAAGCCATCAAGGCCTGGAAGGAAAACCTCGTTCATCGCCAGGCTCAGGGCCGGGCGAAGGACTGGTACAAGGCATTTCGCGTCCGCGTCTGTCGTGTCGAGCGCGAGTATGGCTTCTGA
- a CDS encoding DUF4242 domain-containing protein produces MQAMRYFLDTHDRARGTFPAQLSPEEFEAFFAKYETACQAEGVIPLRTHVGFAEGRAFCLNLAPDAESVRRAHERVGLPYDDISEITTATPDDTFFRRRA; encoded by the coding sequence ATGCAAGCCATGCGTTATTTTCTCGACACCCACGACCGCGCTCGCGGCACCTTCCCGGCGCAACTGAGCCCGGAAGAATTCGAAGCCTTCTTCGCCAAGTACGAAACCGCCTGTCAGGCCGAGGGTGTCATTCCCCTGCGCACCCATGTCGGCTTTGCCGAAGGCCGCGCCTTCTGCCTGAATCTGGCGCCGGACGCCGAGTCGGTGCGTCGCGCCCACGAGCGCGTTGGTCTGCCCTACGACGACATCAGCGAAATCACCACGGCTACGCCGGACGACACCTTCTTCCGTCGTCGCGCCTGA
- a CDS encoding cytochrome-c peroxidase, which yields MDNALLAIGLPAVLIGFATLAFMVHRELGPFAGLNVAGRWLLTGLFGMGFVAFGIKMAVALAIERLPEQTITPLLAMQAVAARGDEQFDTGFINPAPARQAHYVWEALPEAAPEPADNPGSAAKVALGQRLFNEKKLSGDGTLSCAACHDLYTHAGADARPTALGIDRQSGPRNTPTVWNAAFMSRQFWDGRAASLEEQATGPILNPIEMGLSTPAEAERRLRQDASYRNDFARAFGNRQPITFERVAQAIAAYERTLITPDAPYDRFVRGDATALNPAQLRGMALFESTGCVLCHRGPSFSDAGLIGGESAFRIFPANATPYEKQYDLLLDGKRGVWRIASLRNVALTGPWLHNGSVDKLENVVRIMASAQLGRSGKLNTWLNDDRQLGKADRSPIGDMEVADLVAFLEALSSDRLVVEAGKRER from the coding sequence ATGGACAACGCACTACTAGCCATCGGCCTCCCCGCCGTCCTCATTGGCTTCGCCACGCTCGCCTTCATGGTGCACCGCGAGCTCGGGCCGTTTGCCGGCCTCAACGTTGCCGGGCGCTGGCTGCTCACCGGCCTGTTCGGCATGGGCTTTGTCGCCTTCGGGATCAAGATGGCCGTCGCACTGGCCATCGAACGCCTGCCCGAACAGACAATCACGCCCCTGCTGGCCATGCAGGCCGTGGCGGCTAGGGGCGATGAACAATTCGACACTGGCTTCATCAACCCGGCGCCAGCCCGCCAAGCCCACTATGTCTGGGAAGCCCTGCCGGAAGCGGCGCCCGAGCCGGCCGACAACCCCGGCAGCGCGGCCAAGGTGGCGCTCGGCCAGCGGCTCTTTAACGAAAAGAAACTCTCCGGCGACGGCACGCTGTCCTGCGCCGCCTGCCACGACCTCTACACCCATGCCGGCGCCGATGCCCGGCCGACCGCGCTCGGCATCGACCGCCAGAGCGGCCCGCGCAACACACCCACCGTCTGGAATGCCGCCTTCATGTCGCGCCAATTCTGGGACGGTCGTGCCGCTTCGCTCGAAGAACAGGCCACGGGGCCGATCCTCAACCCCATCGAGATGGGCCTGTCCACGCCCGCCGAAGCCGAGCGTCGTTTGCGCCAGGACGCCAGCTACCGCAACGACTTTGCCCGCGCCTTCGGCAACCGCCAGCCGATCACCTTCGAGCGCGTCGCCCAGGCCATCGCAGCCTACGAACGCACGCTCATCACGCCCGACGCCCCCTACGACCGCTTCGTGCGCGGCGACGCCACGGCGCTCAACCCGGCCCAGCTACGCGGCATGGCGCTCTTCGAATCGACCGGCTGCGTGCTCTGCCATCGCGGCCCCAGCTTCAGCGACGCCGGCCTGATCGGCGGCGAATCGGCCTTCCGCATCTTCCCTGCCAACGCCACGCCCTACGAAAAACAATACGACCTGCTGCTCGACGGCAAACGCGGCGTCTGGCGCATCGCCTCGCTGCGCAACGTTGCCCTGACCGGCCCCTGGCTGCACAACGGCTCGGTCGACAAACTCGAAAACGTCGTCCGCATCATGGCCAGCGCCCAACTGGGCCGCTCCGGCAAACTAAACACCTGGCTCAACGACGACCGCCAACTCGGCAAGGCCGACCGTTCACCGATAGGCGACATGGAGGTGGCAGACCTCGTGGCGTTTCTGGAGGCGTTGAGCAGCGACCGGCTGGTGGTGGAGGCGGGAAAGAGGGAACGGTGA
- a CDS encoding Crp/Fnr family transcriptional regulator has translation MIKLEDFSPFSSLTAAGKSRLREGVVSRYAVSEAPLLFKGQQISGAYFVLEGRLRVYSLAPNGTEATMYLIDAGETCVFALNSLFNDLLYPAWVQAVAETTLAFLPGPLFRTLFAEEPVIRDLTVRTLSTLVFRLMAELEEVHSFKLNQRLANLLLTHASSAGTLAMTQQQMAFHLGTTREVVARLLGEFVALDYVETRRGVSLIRDVAGLRRVVSEG, from the coding sequence ATGATCAAGCTTGAGGATTTCAGTCCGTTTTCCAGCCTGACGGCGGCTGGCAAGAGCCGTCTGCGCGAGGGCGTGGTGAGTCGGTACGCGGTTTCCGAGGCGCCGTTGCTGTTCAAGGGGCAGCAGATTTCCGGGGCCTACTTCGTGCTCGAAGGGCGCTTGCGGGTTTATTCGCTGGCGCCGAATGGGACCGAAGCGACGATGTATTTGATCGATGCCGGCGAGACTTGCGTCTTTGCCCTGAACAGCCTGTTCAACGATCTGCTCTATCCGGCCTGGGTCCAGGCGGTGGCGGAAACGACGCTGGCTTTCCTGCCCGGGCCGCTGTTTCGGACCCTGTTCGCCGAAGAGCCGGTGATTCGCGATCTGACGGTGCGCACGTTATCGACGCTGGTTTTCCGGCTCATGGCGGAGCTCGAAGAGGTGCATTCGTTCAAGCTCAACCAGCGGCTGGCCAACTTGCTGCTGACGCACGCATCTTCCGCCGGAACCCTGGCGATGACGCAGCAGCAGATGGCTTTCCATCTGGGGACGACGCGCGAGGTGGTGGCCCGGCTGTTGGGCGAGTTTGTCGCGCTGGATTATGTCGAGACGCGGCGCGGCGTTTCGCTGATTCGCGACGTGGCCGGTTTGCGGCGGGTGGTCAGCGAGGGCTAG